Proteins encoded together in one Gouania willdenowi unplaced genomic scaffold, fGouWil2.1 scaffold_85_arrow_ctg1, whole genome shotgun sequence window:
- the LOC114460905 gene encoding C3a anaphylatoxin chemotactic receptor-like encodes MKLLHIFSEKRGEHASSSLLQTLKQTSSEKSHKMPPNVSFSQILEPSRDEVDIDAIMDNVSIILYTLTVVFGITGNSLVIYVAGFKLKPKVTNVWLVNLAVADLIFCFTRVFSLTKKLFFDHWPFGLFLCKFNGFFKYANMFCSVFLLSVISLDRALCVWRPVFTKRRRTLRAARVVAACVWAVSVVFSVPYFLHRQVYVGKNNMSKCSVDKKEAAEGINSTKVALYTVRFLCGFLLPFIVILTCYVLAGLGIRRTRLSRKSRPLRILASLVVAFFLCWAPYHCLLLVKMVHSKNVVVKIWHPVAKGVAYFNSCVNPLLYFCMGLQVRGRGRQSLTAVYRRALAGDGDGPTQSNERSVDDSGSVETGRSQRTEGVAKV; translated from the exons CCACAAGATGCCTCCAAACGTCTCGTTCTCTCAGATACTGGAACCCTCCAGAGATGAGGTGGACATCGACGCCATCATGGACAACGTCAGCATCATCCTCTACACGCTCACCGTCGTCTTCGGCATCACCGGGAACTCCCTGGTGATCTACGTGGCCGGATTTAAACTAAAG CCAAAGGTCACCAACGTGTGGTTGGTGAACCTGGCCGTGGCCGACCTGATCTTCTGCTTCACTCGTGTTTTCTCGCTGACTAAGAAGCTGTTCTTCGACCATTGGCCGTTCGGCCTCTTCCTCTGCAAGTTCAACGGCTTCTTCAAGTACGCCAACATGTTCTGCTCCGTCTTCCTGCTGTCGGTGATCAGCCTGGACCGAGCGCTGTGCGTGTGGCGGCCCGTCTTCACCAAGCGTAGGCGCACGCTGCGGGCGGCGCGGGTGGTCGCTGCATGCGTTTGGGCCGTGTCCGTGGTCTTCAGCGTCCCCTACTTCCTCCACCGACAGGTTTACGTGGGAAAGAACAACATGAGTAAGTGTTCGGTGGATAAGAAGGAGGCGGCCGAGGGCATCAACAGCACCAAAGTGGCGCTCTACACCGTTCGCTTCCTGTGTGGCTTCCTCCTGCCCTTCATCGTCATCCTCACCTGTTACGTCCTCGCCGGACTCGGCATCCGGCGAACGCGCCTTTCCAGGAAGTCCCGCCCACTCCGCATCCTGGCGTCGCTGGTAGTGGCGTTCTTTTTGTGCTGGGCGCCGTACCACTGCCTCCTGCTGGTGAAGATGGTGCACAGCAAGAACGTTGTGGTGAAGATCTGGCACCCGGTGGCGAAGGGCGTGGCCTATTTTAACAGCTGCGTGAACCCGCTGCTCTACTTCTGCATGGGGCTGCAAGTCAGGGGGCGGGGCCGCCAGAGTCTGACCGCCGTGTACCGGCGAGCGCTGGCCGGCGACGGTGACGGGCCCACGCAGTCTAACGAGCGCTCTGTGGACGACAGCGGCTCTGTGGAAACTGGGCGGAGTCAGAGGACAGAGGGCGTGGCTAAAGTTTGA
- the LOC114460962 gene encoding chitin synthase chs-2-like: MEDEDRQTNRPWDIAREFPNIEDEHTPWKLLKLLKFISLSIVAIFVFGLALCSKTSFLLLITLANEGTLILSEEQKPVALLCIGCALITSSVLLFLKSIWKACYKTSKLPRKDTMAVILFFEIIVSAGSAVLVIVAMPHFDIVTNVTIFNGVGILSALLQVIAQCSAKERNQFLLPSLCAFIFLLLGFILFGVLYIMKDPTNTQMIIWVGLAIGSSLLVSFNWWENYFRLIAKTSRNQLLKNICEDMKNCQNILHIISSLLRIAVTASVLGAYVPLSQMDWDIVRSIPGRETRIIAIIIGVQLVSSALCHWFSLAACKMHALRRCFIVPLYLASLAVMVLLIVPVIVYYEDYKLGLNGTASANFTGYCATVVDGRNRTLTGNMFPELVLDVTHTLCYLDMSAMIDIGLLTGTAVSWWLGFVLVTIHIFYLSVYRIQRTQDLFIRRLYEGAFVEQSLLLNTRFDIQNKEQTKKWRPVEMLNIYLCATMWHETYDEMMNIVISVFRLDRYRPKNNPKVNDFTFEVHIYFDDAFQDVDGGRERHLNEYGKMLVQSITEVYNIFLSTEDKLFRERHHIPDQKVIRTPYGGRLIVTMPEGNNIVIHFKDKTLIRHKKRWSQIMYLYYLLGWKLMSKYYNRWKDGDIEKELKAEVEKEINNTYILALDGDTDFQPSSVMMLIDRLRMYPKVGAACARIHPTGAGPAVWFQKFEYAVSHWLQKTAEHVFGSVLCSPGCFSLFRAKALMDNNVMKTYASRSIQASHYIQHDQGEDRWLCTLLLQQGWRVEYNAASDAYTNAPEDFKELYNQRRRWGPSTLANISDLLGSTTTTSKKNTSVSKLYLFYQMFIMCTIVLSPATICLMIASGLAFVLRIHSAAALVIAIIPPAIYLGLCYKIKEKIQLTIAALLSVMYAFLMLVVIISIIGSMIIEETILTPSSMFIIVMACIYIITAIMHPQEFTLIFYSFVYILCVPSAYLVLIIYSMVNLDNISWGTRETSVIKQEAKVKLTGAEKARRSFQRFASWFKCCGKSGQQTQSRPLRSGQHSVPEPEDPELQPQNTIVEDNVSDPDAQQSPVFDHPVQCWVTKIQESSTEMRLLEDSVDQEEEQFWRDFMEKYLKPLPNDKEYQAKIKQELRELKNKVTFVFFILNAMWLVAAFTLQLFEEVLSISIPIYTVFLEPTGKFFTMDPIAFMFIVGFAITVIIQFLAMLYHRIGTLIHYVAYLDTEPKEQQLQEKQNSYQAGRQVSSETSVSSTDSWSEFEESDEELNVTDVTGDASSSI; this comes from the exons ATGGAGGACGAGGACCGACAGACGAACAG GCCATGGGACATCGCTCGAGAATTCCCGAACATTGAGGACGAGCACACGCCATGGAAACTTCTCAAGCTGCTCAAGTTCATTTCTCTGTCAATCGTAGCCATCTTTGTGTTTGGCTTGGCGCTCTGCAGCAAG ACATCCTTCCTCCTCTTAATAACCTTGGCTAACGAAGGCACACTCATCCTCTCTGAAGAGCAGAAACCTGTGGCCCTGCTTTGTATCGGCTGCGCTCTCATCACCTCCAGTGTTCTACTATTCCTGAAGAGCATATGGAAGGCCTGTTACAAGACATCGAAGCTGCCACGGAAAGACACCATGGCTGTG ATTTTGTTCTTTGAGATTATCGTATCTGCAGGGTCAGCCGTTCTCGTTATTGTAGCAATGCCACACTTTGATATTGTCACCAATGTGACCATTTTCAACGGTGTTGGAATTTTATCGGCCCTCCTCCAAGTAATTGCTCAGTGCTCCGCCAAAGAGAGAAATCAATTCCTGCTGCCCTCCCTCTGCGCCTTTATCTTCCTTTTACTCGGTTTCATCCTCTTTGGTGTCCTCTACATCATGAAAGATCCCACCAATACCCAAATGATCATATGGGTGGGCCTGGCAATAGGAAGCTCCTTATTAGTGTCCTTTAACTGGTGGGAGAACTACTTCAGGCTGATCGCTAAGACAAGCCGCAATCAGCTTCTCAAGAATATTTGCGAGGACATGAAAAATTGCCAGAACATTCTCCACATCATCTCCAGCCTTCTGAGGATCGCAGTGACTGCCAGTGTGCTCGGCGCCTACGTCCCGCTCTCACAGATGGACTGGGACATCGTCAGATCCATCCCGGGCCGCGAAACCAGGATCATAGCCATCATCATCGGGGTCCAGCTCGTCTCCTCCGCACTCTGCCACTGGTTTTCTTTAGCTGCGTGTAAGATGCACGCTCTGCGGCGGTGCTTTATTGTGCCGCTGTACCTCGCCTCTCTGGCTGTCATGGTTCTGCTCATTGTTCCTGTCATCGTTTATTATGAAGACTACAAACTAGGCCTGAACGGCACAGCGAGCGCTAACTTCACAGGGTACTGCGCAACAGTGGTGGACGGGAGAAACCGAACTCTGACTGGAAACATGTTTCCAGAACTGGTTCTAGACGTCACACACACTCTGTGTTACCTGGACATGTCAGCCATGATAGACATCGGCCTGCTAACGG GGACGGCCGTGTCCTGGTGGCTGGGCTTTGTGCTCGTCACCATCCACATCTTTTACCTCAGCGTGTACCGAATTCAGAGGACACAAGACCTGTTCATCAGACGACTTTACGAGGGCGCGTTTGTCGAGCAGTCGCTGCTCCTCAACACCCGCTTTGATATCCAGAACAAAGAACAAACTAAAAA ATGGAGGCCAGTGGAAATGTTGAACATATATCTTTGTGCAACAATGTGGCATGAGACCTACGATGAGATGATGAACATCGTAATATCAGTTTTCAG GCTCGACCGGTATCGACCCAAGAACAATCCCAAAGTCAATGACTTCACCTTTGAAGTGCATATTTACTTTGATGATGCATTCCAAGATGTAGATGGGGGGCGGGAGCGTCATCTTAACGAATACGGAAAAATGCTCGTGCAAAGTATTACAGAAGTCTACAA CATTTTCCTGAGCACTGAAGATAAGCTTTTCCGGGAGCGTCACCACATCCCCGATCAGAAAGTCATCAGAACGCCGTACGGAGGTCGTCTGATTGTCACCATGCCTGAAGGAAACAACATCGTGATTCACTTCAAGGATAAAACGCTCATTCGGCACAAGAAGAGATGGTCACAG ATCATGTATCTTTACTACCTGCTGGGCTGGAAACTGATGTCCAAATATTACAATCGCTGGAAGGATGGCGACATAGAGAAGGAGCTGAAAGCAGAAGTAGAG AAAGAGATAAACAACACCTACATCCTGGCTTTGGATGGGGACACGGACTTCCAGCCTTCTTCTGTAATGATGCTCATTGATCGTCTGAGGATGTATCCTAAAGTAGGGGCTGCATGTGCACGAATTCACCCTACTGGAGCAG GTCCAGCTGTGTGGTTTCAGAAGTTTGAGTATGCAGTCAGTCACTGGCTGCAGAAGACGGCGGAGCACGTGTTTGGTAGCGTGCTGTGCAGCCCCGGATGCTTCAGTCTGTTCCGAGCCAAGGCGTTAATGGATAATAACGTTATGAAGACGTATGCCAGTAGGTCCATCCAGGCGAGCCACTACATCCAACATGACCAAG GTGAAGACCGTTGGCTGTGCACGCTGCTGCTACAGCAGGGCTGGAGGGTGGAGTACAACGCAGCGTCGGACGCTTACACCAACGCACCAGAGGACTTTAAAGAACTTTACAACCAA CGCCGCCGCTGGGGTCCGTCAACTCTTGCCAATATTTCGGATCTGCTTGGATCGACCACAACCACGTCCAAGAAGAACACCTCCGTATCCAAGCTGTACCTGTTCTACCAGATGTTCATCATGTGCACCATCGTCCTCTCTCCGGCCACCATCTGCCTCATGATTGCAA GCGGTTTGGCCTTCGTCCTGAGGATCcattctgctgctgctttggTCATCGCCATAATCCCTCCAGCCATATATTTAGGCCTTTGTTACAAGATCAAAGAAAAGATTCAGCTGACCATCGCAGCACTGCTGAGTGTCATGTACGCTTTCCTGATGCTGGTCgtgatcatttccatcattg GGTCAATGATCATAGAAGAAACGATCCTGACCCCCAGCAGCATGTTCATCATCGTCATGGCCTGCATTTACATCATCACTGCCATCATGCACCCACAGGAGTTTACGCTGATCTTCTACAGCTTTGTCTACATCCTCTGCGTCCCCAGTGCTTATCTGGTGCTCATCATCTACTCCATGGTCAACCTGGACAACATCTCATGGGGCACCAGGGAAACCAGTGTTATCAAACAGGAAGCAAAGGTCAAGCTAACCGGAGCGGAGAAAG CTCGAAGATCTTTTCAGCGCTTTGCCTCGTGGTTCAAATGTTGTGGGAAGTCTGGCCAACAAACTCAAAGTCGTCCACTGAGAAGTGGCCAACACAGCGTTCCAGAGCCTGAGGATCCTGAACTTCAACCCCAAAACACCATCGTGGAGGACAACGTATCCGACCCCGACGCACAACAGTC ACCTGTTTTTGACCATCCTGTTCAAT GTTGGGTCACCAAAATCCAAGAGTCTTCCACTGAAATGAGATTGCTGGAGGATTCAGTCgaccag gaggaggagcagttTTGGAGAGACTTTATGGAGAAGTACCTCAAACCTCTGCCCAATGACAAGGAGTATCAGGCAAAGATCAAACAAGAACTCAGAGAACTGAAAAACAAG GTCACGTTTGTCTTCTTCATCCTCAATGCCATGTGGTTGGTCGCGGCCTTCACCCTCCAATTGTTTGAAGAGGTTCTGTCCATCTCTATCCCCATCTACACCGTCTTTCTGGAGCCCACGGGAAAGTTCTTCACCATGGACCCCATCGCCTTCATGTTCATCGTAGGGTTTGCCATCACGGTTATTATCCAGTTCTTGGCCATGTTATACCACAG AATAGGGACTCTCATCCATTACGTGGCCTATTTGGATACGGAACCCAAAGAGCAGcagctgcaggaaaaacaaaactcaTACCAAGCAGGTCGACAG GTGAGCTCAGAAACAAGCGTCAGCTCGACCGACTCTTGGTCTGAATTTGAGGAAAGCGACGAGGAGCTGAACGTGACCGACGTCACCGGAGACGCATCATCATCTATTTAA